A portion of the Algimonas porphyrae genome contains these proteins:
- a CDS encoding DMT family transporter, whose protein sequence is MSDTLSAIRTRMGRAEVAILLVLGLLWGGSYFFVEILLQSLPPFSIIAVRLTLASAVLWGLVAVTRTPVPRHAGGWATLATVGLIGVAVPFMLIVWGQTRITGGLAAILNATAPLFTVVIAGLFLTDERITLAKFGGVAIGLLGVGVLVGPSAILNANGSALGQAAVILAALCYSVAGIVSRRFSRIGISPLMVATGQCSLAAILMVPLAIATDGLAPLAAAPCDAWLALLALALLSTVLAYILYFRLIDRAGATNAVLVAYLIPVSAIALGAMFLGERLTPMQLAGGALIGVGLLVTDGRIFSRA, encoded by the coding sequence ATGAGCGACACTTTATCTGCGATCCGGACCCGGATGGGGCGTGCCGAAGTTGCGATCCTTCTCGTTCTGGGCCTGCTCTGGGGCGGGTCCTATTTTTTCGTCGAAATTCTGCTGCAAAGCCTGCCGCCATTTTCGATCATTGCCGTACGGTTGACCCTGGCCAGCGCAGTCCTGTGGGGGCTGGTGGCGGTGACACGCACACCTGTCCCACGACACGCAGGCGGCTGGGCGACGCTCGCCACGGTCGGACTGATCGGCGTCGCCGTGCCGTTCATGCTGATCGTATGGGGACAAACCCGCATTACGGGTGGCCTGGCGGCCATACTCAACGCCACAGCCCCGCTCTTCACCGTTGTGATCGCGGGGCTGTTTCTGACCGATGAGCGGATCACGCTGGCCAAATTCGGGGGCGTTGCAATCGGTCTGCTCGGCGTCGGGGTGCTGGTCGGGCCGTCGGCGATTCTCAATGCGAATGGCTCCGCGCTGGGTCAGGCCGCGGTCATACTGGCCGCATTATGCTATTCGGTCGCCGGCATCGTCTCGCGACGTTTTTCACGGATCGGCATCTCTCCGCTCATGGTTGCGACGGGGCAATGTAGTCTCGCCGCCATACTGATGGTCCCGCTCGCAATAGCAACAGATGGTCTGGCTCCGCTCGCCGCCGCGCCGTGCGACGCCTGGCTGGCGCTGCTGGCTTTGGCACTACTGTCGACGGTGCTGGCCTATATCCTTTATTTCCGCCTGATCGACCGGGCTGGTGCGACCAATGCGGTGCTCGTCGCCTATCTGATACCCGTCTCAGCCATCGCCTTGGGGGCGATGTTTCTCGGGGAAAGATTAACGCCGATGCAGCTGGCCGGTGGGGCGCTGATCGGCGTCGGTCTTCTTGTGACAGATGGTCGGATTTTCAGCCGCGCTTGA
- a CDS encoding GlsB/YeaQ/YmgE family stress response membrane protein — protein sequence MSIIWTIIVAALAGFVAKIILPDRHEPKGLIMMILAGILGGLLFTWLGQTLGFYTMGEVAGFIGTVIGAILVSIIASKIFKRG from the coding sequence ATGAGCATTATCTGGACTATTATCGTCGCGGCGCTTGCCGGATTCGTCGCCAAGATCATTCTACCGGATCGTCATGAGCCCAAAGGGTTGATCATGATGATCCTTGCCGGAATCCTGGGCGGGTTGCTCTTCACCTGGCTCGGACAGACGCTCGGCTTTTACACAATGGGCGAAGTCGCTGGCTTTATTGGCACGGTCATCGGCGCCATTCTCGTGTCCATCATCGCATCGAAGATTTTCAAGCGCGGCTGA
- the pdeM gene encoding ligase-associated DNA damage response endonuclease PdeM — protein sequence MERLEFATRAGLIVFDYRKAAFLPDCETLLVADLHFEKASYLQAIGGAPLPTYDTMDTLARLDALIDHFQPRHVAALGDSFHDIAAGERMSARDFDAANALVARVSRFTWILGNHDPDIPDGLIGGREDHLQCGDFLLTHLPTHPFGTVGVNLCGHLHPKVRVQTRRGGVARPCFAVSRQRIILPSFGTFTGGLDVGHPAIADELDGPRAFFATTPRGVIPLDG from the coding sequence ATGGAACGGCTTGAGTTCGCAACCCGCGCGGGACTGATCGTGTTCGACTACCGCAAGGCCGCCTTCCTGCCGGACTGCGAGACCTTGCTGGTCGCCGATCTGCATTTCGAAAAGGCGTCCTATCTGCAGGCTATCGGCGGTGCACCTCTGCCGACCTATGATACGATGGACACGCTCGCGCGACTGGACGCGCTGATCGATCACTTTCAGCCCCGGCATGTTGCTGCGCTCGGCGACAGCTTCCACGACATTGCTGCCGGAGAGCGCATGAGCGCGCGCGATTTTGACGCGGCCAATGCGCTGGTCGCCAGGGTTTCACGCTTCACCTGGATCCTTGGCAATCATGATCCCGACATTCCGGACGGGCTCATCGGCGGGCGCGAGGATCATCTGCAATGCGGCGATTTTCTACTGACCCATCTGCCAACCCATCCATTCGGTACGGTGGGCGTCAATCTATGCGGACATCTGCATCCCAAAGTACGGGTCCAGACCCGGCGCGGCGGAGTGGCCAGGCCCTGCTTCGCTGTCAGCCGACAGCGTATCATCCTGCCCAGCTTCGGAACCTTTACGGGCGGGCTCGATGTGGGCCATCCGGCGATTGCCGACGAGCTGGACGGACCACGCGCCTTCTTCGCGACGACGCCGCGCGGCGTCATTCCGCTGGACGGTTGA
- a CDS encoding ligase-associated DNA damage response DEXH box helicase: MSVAPTSSEPLIPSDIDGWFAAQGWRVRDYQRRMVDQFAQGRDTLLIAPTGGGKTLAGFLPSLCDLAKKKEDRPSDAEPALHTLYISPLRALTNDIERNLMRPVTDLSLPIEIGIRTGDTKSYQRKKQQTRPPDILLTTPESLMLLLSYDNAPNYFASLKCVVIDEMHSFTTGKRGDFTALALARLQTLAPDHVRFGLSATVAQPDKAAAWLGPTGAPADRIEVAGDTPPAITIIEPEGRFPLGGHSSRFAVRDIYQIIRDHRTAIVFVNTRAQAEVLFQQLWEANEDGLPIGVYHGSLARDRRQKTESLIASGQMRAVVSTSALEMGIDWGDVDVIIQVGAPKGVSRLLQRIGRSNHRIDEASKAVLVPTNPLEVVECDVAIQAIEGGHRDGETYSDGAMDVVVQYLVNRGCAGPLKKREALAEIRSAWPYRHVTKADFDAILAFAVDGGYALKNYERFKRLRQTSRGYMIADKFAARRHRMNIGTIVEYAKLKVRRIPSPKSKRGRVVGEIEERFVMNLNPGDTFAFAGETLRYQGIRDMAVEAVPAPRARPKIPAYAGGMMPLSSYLADGVRAVVSDPAQWHRLPDQVEQWLTLQSLFSDLPGPDGLLVESFFDRNDHVLLVHTFEGRKVNNALGFLLTKRMETQRLAPINFTITDYALTITSLEPVNSLDGLLDTDILDAELDDWIVNSPMIKRSFRKIATIAGLTEQRLPGQQRTMKQVTFSTDLIYDVLLKYEPDHILLRIAREEAESDLLDIGRLRGFLSEVAGKTVFRTLPHASPLSIPAMMQVGKERIRGEAQDRLMAEASHVQDYMNGVGDSLLDQVRDYVDRAAKQEPDGGARTPATPTTPGHGTA, translated from the coding sequence GTGTCCGTCGCGCCTACATCGTCCGAACCACTGATTCCGTCTGACATTGACGGCTGGTTCGCCGCGCAGGGATGGCGCGTGCGCGATTATCAGCGGCGCATGGTGGACCAATTCGCACAGGGACGCGACACGCTACTGATCGCACCGACGGGCGGCGGCAAGACGCTGGCCGGGTTCCTGCCATCGCTCTGCGATCTCGCCAAGAAAAAGGAAGACAGACCCAGCGACGCTGAACCCGCCCTGCATACACTCTACATCTCGCCGCTGCGGGCGCTGACCAATGATATTGAGCGCAATCTGATGCGGCCCGTGACGGATCTGAGCCTCCCCATCGAGATCGGCATTCGCACGGGCGACACGAAAAGCTATCAGCGTAAGAAGCAGCAAACACGCCCGCCGGACATTCTGCTCACAACACCGGAATCGCTGATGTTGCTGCTCTCCTACGACAACGCGCCGAATTATTTCGCGTCGCTGAAATGCGTGGTGATCGATGAAATGCATAGTTTCACGACCGGCAAGCGCGGCGATTTCACGGCGCTCGCTCTGGCCCGGCTGCAGACGCTGGCCCCCGATCATGTCCGTTTCGGCCTGTCGGCAACAGTCGCTCAGCCGGACAAAGCCGCCGCCTGGCTCGGTCCGACAGGCGCACCCGCCGACCGGATCGAGGTGGCGGGCGATACGCCGCCGGCGATCACCATCATCGAGCCGGAAGGGCGCTTCCCGCTGGGCGGACATTCGTCGCGCTTTGCCGTGCGCGACATCTACCAGATCATTCGCGATCACCGGACAGCCATCGTCTTCGTCAATACGCGCGCCCAGGCGGAAGTGCTGTTCCAGCAGCTCTGGGAAGCCAATGAGGACGGGCTGCCGATCGGCGTCTATCACGGATCGCTGGCCCGCGATCGGCGGCAGAAGACGGAAAGCCTGATCGCGTCGGGACAGATGCGCGCCGTGGTCTCGACTTCGGCGCTCGAGATGGGGATCGACTGGGGCGATGTGGATGTAATCATCCAGGTCGGTGCACCCAAGGGCGTTTCGCGCCTGCTGCAACGGATCGGACGGTCCAACCACCGCATCGACGAAGCCTCCAAGGCCGTTCTGGTCCCGACCAATCCGCTGGAGGTCGTCGAATGCGACGTCGCCATTCAGGCGATCGAGGGCGGTCATCGCGACGGCGAGACCTATTCCGACGGGGCGATGGATGTGGTCGTGCAATATCTGGTCAATCGCGGCTGCGCCGGACCGCTGAAAAAACGCGAAGCGCTCGCCGAGATCCGTTCCGCCTGGCCCTACCGCCATGTCACCAAGGCGGATTTCGACGCCATTCTCGCCTTCGCCGTCGATGGTGGTTATGCGCTGAAAAATTATGAGCGGTTCAAGCGGTTGAGACAGACCTCACGCGGCTACATGATTGCAGATAAATTCGCCGCGCGGCGACACCGCATGAATATCGGCACCATCGTCGAATATGCCAAGCTGAAGGTTCGCCGCATTCCATCACCCAAATCCAAGCGCGGGCGCGTCGTCGGCGAGATCGAGGAACGGTTCGTCATGAACCTCAACCCCGGCGATACATTCGCCTTCGCTGGAGAGACGCTGCGCTATCAGGGCATTCGCGACATGGCGGTCGAGGCCGTTCCCGCCCCGCGGGCCCGACCGAAAATCCCTGCCTATGCGGGCGGAATGATGCCGCTCTCCTCCTATCTGGCGGACGGGGTGCGCGCCGTGGTCAGCGATCCGGCACAATGGCACCGGCTGCCCGATCAGGTCGAACAGTGGCTGACATTGCAATCGCTCTTCTCCGACCTGCCTGGACCTGACGGATTGCTGGTGGAAAGCTTCTTCGACCGCAACGATCATGTGCTGCTGGTCCACACATTCGAGGGGCGGAAAGTCAATAATGCACTGGGCTTCCTGCTGACCAAGCGGATGGAGACACAACGCCTCGCCCCGATCAATTTCACCATCACCGATTATGCGCTGACCATCACCAGCCTGGAGCCGGTCAATTCGCTCGACGGTCTGCTCGATACGGATATTCTGGATGCCGAGCTGGACGACTGGATCGTCAATTCGCCAATGATCAAGCGCAGTTTCCGTAAGATCGCAACCATTGCCGGACTGACCGAACAGCGCCTGCCCGGTCAGCAGCGCACCATGAAACAGGTCACGTTCTCGACGGACCTGATCTATGACGTGCTGCTGAAATACGAACCGGATCACATATTGCTGCGGATCGCGCGGGAGGAGGCGGAAAGCGACCTGCTCGACATTGGCCGGTTGCGCGGCTTCCTGAGCGAAGTTGCTGGCAAGACTGTATTCCGGACTTTGCCCCATGCCAGCCCCCTGTCTATTCCGGCCATGATGCAAGTGGGCAAGGAACGGATTCGCGGCGAAGCCCAGGACCGGCTCATGGCAGAAGCAAGCCATGTTCAGGACTATATGAACGGGGTCGGCGACTCGCTGCTGGATCAGGTCAGAGATTATGTGGACAGGGCGGCGAAACAGGAACCAGACGGCGGCGCCAGAACGCCCGCAACCCCAACGACGCCGGGTCATGGAACGGCTTGA
- a CDS encoding DUF3140 domain-containing protein, which yields MSSSKSRDQIWDEWRDLVNMAPQQLDDWLDTDESRSVGDRDNGESTGHKSGRRIVTIKRTKKDDLSDDQWDHMARVVGYIKRHCSQGATEEDVETSNWTYSLKNWGHDPLKDDGCA from the coding sequence ATGTCATCTTCCAAAAGCCGTGACCAAATCTGGGACGAATGGCGCGACCTCGTCAATATGGCGCCCCAACAACTGGATGACTGGCTGGATACGGACGAATCCAGGTCAGTCGGGGATCGCGACAATGGCGAGAGTACCGGTCATAAATCCGGTCGCCGCATCGTCACCATAAAACGTACCAAAAAGGACGATCTGAGCGACGATCAGTGGGACCATATGGCTAGGGTCGTCGGCTATATCAAACGCCATTGCAGTCAGGGCGCGACGGAAGAGGATGTCGAAACCAGCAACTGGACCTACTCGCTCAAGAACTGGGGTCATGACCCGTTAAAAGATGATGGATGCGCGTGA
- a CDS encoding ligase-associated DNA damage response exonuclease: MDPAPIDSESWMEVRDGQFYCAPADVYVDPMEPSPRAVITHGHADHARKGHGTVWATPETMAIMDTRYYISDDTVRVPLRYGERHDLGGGVTLWFASAGHILGSAQAVFEYQGQRIVAAGDFKRHPDPTCAAFEVVPCDVFITEATFALPVFQHPPLEQEVEKLMRSMRTLPDRTHIVGVYALGKCQRVMKTLRLAGYEHPFYLHGALKRLTELYESYGQDFGDWQLVSEIPRKDRDLFRGKIVLCPPAQINDRWSRRFADPLPTVASGWMQIRARARQKRAELGLVVSDHADWNDLLRTCRETQAKTVWITHGRVEALEYALKKEGINAKGLHLIGMEEEIGE; encoded by the coding sequence ATGGACCCGGCCCCAATCGACTCCGAAAGCTGGATGGAAGTCCGCGACGGGCAGTTCTACTGCGCGCCCGCCGACGTCTATGTCGACCCGATGGAGCCGAGCCCGCGCGCCGTCATCACCCATGGCCATGCCGATCATGCGCGCAAGGGGCACGGTACAGTCTGGGCGACGCCGGAAACCATGGCGATCATGGATACGCGCTATTACATTTCCGACGATACGGTGCGCGTGCCGCTGCGCTATGGTGAGCGGCATGATCTTGGCGGCGGGGTGACGCTCTGGTTTGCCAGCGCCGGCCACATTCTCGGCTCCGCCCAGGCCGTGTTCGAATATCAGGGCCAGCGCATCGTGGCGGCCGGCGATTTCAAGCGCCATCCCGATCCGACCTGCGCGGCGTTCGAGGTCGTGCCCTGCGACGTGTTCATCACAGAAGCCACTTTCGCCCTGCCGGTGTTTCAGCATCCGCCACTCGAACAAGAGGTGGAAAAGCTGATGCGGAGTATGCGAACGCTCCCAGACCGCACCCACATCGTCGGCGTTTACGCGCTCGGCAAATGCCAACGCGTGATGAAAACATTGCGGCTCGCGGGGTATGAGCACCCATTCTATCTGCACGGCGCGCTGAAACGCCTGACCGAACTCTATGAGAGCTACGGGCAGGATTTCGGGGACTGGCAGCTGGTCAGCGAGATCCCGCGCAAGGATAGGGACCTGTTCCGGGGAAAGATCGTGCTCTGCCCGCCCGCCCAGATCAATGACCGGTGGTCCCGCCGCTTCGCCGACCCGCTTCCGACGGTCGCCAGCGGCTGGATGCAGATCCGAGCGCGGGCCCGCCAGAAGCGCGCCGAGCTGGGTCTGGTGGTCAGCGACCATGCCGACTGGAACGACCTGCTGCGGACGTGCCGCGAAACCCAAGCGAAGACGGTGTGGATCACGCATGGCCGTGTGGAAGCGCTGGAATATGCGCTGAAGAAGGAAGGCATCAACGCGAAGGGGCTGCACCTGATCGGTATGGAAGAGGAGATCGGAGAATGA
- a CDS encoding cisplatin damage response ATP-dependent DNA ligase, protein MSFPAFADLLDDLYFTNSNLAKEAILAEFLRTTPDPDRGWALAAIGGTLSFDLFKRNLVKTLMEERMDPYLFQLSRHYVGEMSETVALAWPQSPDPVRLNRLPDLHEVIEEFKVRNKAGIRDYLITLLDNMAPHQRWALLKLGTRGLRIGMSARTVKKALANMKGVDVGVIEELWHGISPPYADLFAWIDGTAAMPDISQVLTYSPVMLSHPIDEEADLDRLSPDTHTAEWKWDGIRVQVAGMNGAARIYSRTGDDISHSFPDLAATVNWDAVIDGELLVRPNSAIGSFNDLQQRLGKKKPSAALMKRLPAHLIAYDIISQDGVSFREQTLDERRDTLSAFIAERNPDRYSLSELLDWKSVADLKALREDAAASEGLKEGLMIKRRDSSYVAGRPKHAWYKWKRDPFLLDAVLMYAQRGTGKRSSFYSDYTFGLWKTVDGEETLLPIGKAYFGFTDEELKQLDSWIRRHKVARFGPVQEVEKELVFEVAFDSAHRSARHKSGYALRFPRISRIRWDKPAHEADRLEIMETIIGK, encoded by the coding sequence ATGAGCTTTCCCGCCTTCGCCGACCTGCTCGACGACCTCTATTTCACTAACTCCAATCTCGCCAAGGAAGCGATCCTCGCGGAGTTCCTGCGAACGACGCCCGACCCGGACCGGGGGTGGGCGCTGGCGGCGATTGGCGGGACACTCAGTTTCGACCTGTTCAAGCGCAATCTCGTCAAGACGCTGATGGAGGAGCGGATGGACCCGTACCTCTTCCAGCTCTCGCGCCACTATGTCGGCGAGATGAGCGAGACCGTCGCGCTGGCCTGGCCGCAGAGCCCGGATCCCGTCCGCCTCAACCGTCTGCCGGACCTCCATGAGGTGATCGAGGAGTTCAAGGTCCGCAACAAGGCGGGCATCCGGGACTATCTGATCACCCTGCTCGACAATATGGCGCCGCACCAGCGTTGGGCGTTGCTCAAGCTCGGCACGCGGGGACTGCGCATCGGCATGAGCGCACGGACGGTGAAGAAGGCGCTGGCCAATATGAAAGGCGTCGATGTCGGCGTAATCGAGGAGCTGTGGCACGGCATTTCGCCGCCCTATGCGGACCTGTTCGCATGGATCGACGGGACGGCGGCGATGCCAGACATCAGTCAGGTGCTGACCTACTCGCCCGTCATGCTGAGCCATCCGATCGACGAAGAGGCTGATCTGGATCGCCTGTCGCCGGACACCCATACGGCGGAATGGAAATGGGACGGTATCCGCGTGCAGGTGGCGGGCATGAACGGCGCGGCACGCATCTATTCGCGCACGGGCGACGATATCTCGCACAGCTTTCCGGATCTCGCGGCCACCGTGAATTGGGACGCGGTGATCGATGGGGAGTTGCTGGTCCGACCCAATAGCGCGATCGGGTCGTTCAATGATCTGCAACAGCGATTGGGCAAGAAGAAACCTTCGGCTGCGCTCATGAAGCGTCTGCCCGCCCATTTGATCGCCTATGACATCATCAGCCAGGACGGGGTGAGCTTCCGCGAGCAGACGTTGGACGAACGGCGTGACACGTTGAGCGCATTCATCGCCGAACGGAACCCGGATCGCTATTCGCTGTCCGAATTGCTGGACTGGAAATCGGTTGCGGATCTGAAGGCTCTGCGCGAAGACGCCGCCGCCTCAGAGGGCCTTAAAGAGGGGCTGATGATCAAGCGTCGCGATTCTTCTTATGTCGCGGGCCGGCCCAAACACGCCTGGTACAAGTGGAAGCGCGACCCTTTCCTGCTCGATGCCGTTCTGATGTATGCGCAGCGCGGGACGGGCAAGCGCTCATCCTTTTATTCCGACTATACATTCGGGCTCTGGAAGACGGTCGACGGCGAAGAGACGCTTCTGCCCATTGGCAAGGCCTATTTCGGTTTCACGGATGAAGAGCTCAAGCAGCTCGACAGCTGGATCAGACGTCACAAGGTCGCGCGTTTCGGGCCAGTGCAGGAAGTGGAAAAAGAGCTCGTCTTCGAAGTCGCGTTTGATTCCGCTCACCGCAGCGCACGTCACAAATCCGGCTACGCGCTCCGCTTCCCGCGCATCAGCCGCATCCGATGGGACAAACCCGCCCATGAGGCCGACCGGCTCGAAATCATGGAAACGATCATCGGCAAATAG
- a CDS encoding potassium channel family protein: MPDRRDIAVIGLGTFGTALAREMSRMGDRVTGIDRDAQCVGAMDGEIDAVMQADATDAKVLNHAGIGNFDSVIVAIGDDMQSSLLTTLAVMQAGCTDVYVKAQTPEHARILKAMGVNNLLEPEASFALHLSQLLHNPHIVDFLNLGNGNYIATINAPSGTACSTVADLPLAKYNLACIGVDIGERILTGELATHALTISDRLILAGKRADLRRFALHG; encoded by the coding sequence ATGCCTGACAGACGCGATATTGCCGTGATCGGACTAGGGACGTTCGGCACGGCCCTGGCCCGCGAAATGTCTCGAATGGGCGACCGGGTTACGGGGATCGACCGGGACGCGCAATGCGTGGGCGCGATGGACGGCGAAATCGATGCCGTCATGCAGGCCGACGCCACGGACGCCAAAGTGCTCAATCACGCCGGGATCGGCAATTTCGACAGCGTCATCGTCGCCATCGGGGACGATATGCAGAGCAGCCTTCTAACCACGCTGGCGGTCATGCAGGCGGGATGTACCGATGTCTATGTCAAGGCCCAGACGCCCGAACATGCCCGTATCCTGAAGGCCATGGGCGTCAACAACCTGCTGGAGCCCGAAGCGAGCTTCGCCTTGCATCTATCGCAGCTGCTGCATAATCCGCACATTGTAGATTTTCTCAATCTCGGAAACGGCAATTATATTGCCACCATCAATGCCCCGTCCGGCACGGCCTGCAGCACGGTCGCCGATCTGCCGCTGGCGAAATATAATCTGGCCTGTATCGGCGTCGATATTGGCGAGCGGATCCTGACTGGCGAGCTGGCGACACACGCGCTGACAATTTCCGACCGATTGATCCTGGCGGGAAAACGGGCCGATTTGCGCCGTTTCGCCCTGCATGGCTAA
- a CDS encoding TrkH family potassium uptake protein, which translates to MNKLSIPAWLVLVYGAWIALGTALLKLPIAAHQPVSWIDAFFTAVSAVTVTGLIVVDTSSAWTLFGQGVIMALIQFGGLGLITFAVFVLAAIGARIDVSKQRYLAEELNVDTMGGLIPFVKRILGIFIVCELLGMALIATQFVPEYGWGMGLWHSLFHSISAFNNAGFSTFSDSLMGWVGNPVIIWTISLQFILSGLGFLVLSELFRIRRWRRLSLHTRLMLIGTPLLIIVGVGGYAALEWTNPATLGSLDGTFARLQASWFEGVTPRTAGFNAMDTAGVTDATALLTMVLMFIGGGATSTAGGIKVTTAFVLLLATIAFFRRSGVIHVQRNEIGPSAGLKVMALLFVGLMLIFTALFVLILTQELDFLDAAFEVFSAFGTVGLSRGATGALDTLGKLTICVVMFLGRLGPLTLGFMLATKTPPRLHYPEGKVYLG; encoded by the coding sequence GTGAACAAACTGTCCATTCCGGCCTGGCTCGTGCTCGTCTACGGGGCCTGGATCGCGCTCGGAACGGCGTTGCTGAAGCTCCCCATCGCCGCCCATCAGCCGGTCAGCTGGATCGATGCGTTTTTCACCGCCGTCTCCGCCGTTACCGTGACCGGTCTAATCGTGGTCGATACCAGCAGTGCCTGGACCCTGTTCGGTCAGGGCGTGATCATGGCGCTGATCCAGTTTGGCGGCCTGGGCCTGATCACCTTTGCCGTCTTCGTGCTCGCGGCTATCGGAGCGCGGATCGACGTCTCGAAGCAGCGCTATCTGGCCGAGGAGCTGAATGTCGATACGATGGGCGGGCTGATCCCATTCGTGAAGCGCATTCTCGGCATTTTCATCGTCTGCGAACTGCTCGGCATGGCGCTGATCGCGACGCAGTTCGTGCCGGAATATGGCTGGGGCATGGGCCTCTGGCATAGCCTGTTCCATTCCATCAGCGCCTTCAACAATGCGGGCTTTTCGACCTTTTCCGACAGTCTGATGGGGTGGGTCGGCAATCCTGTCATCATCTGGACGATCAGTCTGCAATTCATCCTGTCCGGTCTGGGGTTTCTGGTGCTCTCCGAACTGTTCCGGATCCGGCGCTGGCGGCGACTGTCCTTGCATACGCGCCTGATGCTGATCGGGACTCCGCTGCTCATTATTGTCGGTGTCGGCGGTTATGCGGCCCTGGAATGGACCAATCCGGCGACCCTCGGGAGCCTCGACGGTACGTTTGCCCGGTTGCAGGCCAGCTGGTTCGAAGGGGTCACGCCGCGCACGGCGGGGTTCAACGCCATGGATACGGCGGGCGTGACGGACGCAACGGCCCTGCTGACCATGGTGCTGATGTTCATCGGGGGCGGCGCGACGTCGACGGCGGGCGGGATCAAGGTCACGACGGCTTTCGTGCTGTTGCTTGCCACGATCGCCTTTTTCCGCCGATCCGGCGTCATCCATGTGCAGCGCAATGAAATCGGCCCCAGCGCCGGGCTCAAGGTCATGGCGTTGCTGTTCGTCGGATTGATGCTGATCTTCACCGCCCTGTTCGTGCTGATCCTCACGCAGGAGCTCGACTTTCTTGATGCTGCGTTCGAAGTCTTCTCGGCCTTCGGGACGGTCGGTCTGTCGCGCGGCGCGACGGGCGCGCTTGATACGCTTGGCAAATTGACCATCTGCGTCGTCATGTTCCTCGGACGGCTGGGCCCTCTGACACTTGGATTCATGCTGGCGACCAAGACACCGCCGCGCCTGCATTATCCGGAAGGTAAGGTCTATCTTGGATAA
- a CDS encoding ferritin-like domain-containing protein produces MAIENLKQLYIAELKDLYDANEQANATVEKLIDAASCSDLQDALKRSIEGTKEGNAAIKSILDSHGEGVGNATCKGMKGLTKEAEEHVLDEEFGDDSVRDAMLISQYQRMAHYAITGYGTVEAFAKRLGDFENAATLEECKEKTMEGDLRFTKLAHASINEKAMAA; encoded by the coding sequence ATGGCTATCGAAAATCTGAAACAACTTTACATCGCTGAACTGAAGGACCTGTATGACGCTAACGAACAGGCGAATGCGACCGTCGAGAAGCTGATCGACGCCGCCAGCTGTTCGGACCTGCAGGATGCGCTGAAGCGCTCCATCGAGGGCACGAAGGAAGGCAATGCGGCGATCAAGTCGATCCTCGACAGCCACGGCGAAGGTGTTGGAAACGCGACCTGCAAGGGCATGAAAGGCCTGACCAAGGAAGCCGAAGAACATGTGCTGGATGAAGAATTCGGCGATGACAGTGTTCGCGATGCCATGCTGATCAGCCAGTATCAGCGCATGGCCCACTATGCGATCACCGGTTACGGCACGGTCGAAGCCTTTGCAAAGCGCCTCGGCGATTTCGAAAACGCCGCGACGCTGGAAGAGTGTAAGGAAAAGACGATGGAAGGCGATCTGCGCTTTACCAAACTGGCCCACGCATCCATCAACGAAAAAGCGATGGCCGCCTAA
- a CDS encoding DUF2959 family protein codes for MSRSRHTSHRLALIMCAAMLVPATVTGCATAAYTIQEQFGIEKRDILVDRVGDVAKSQDEAKEEFEDALSAFRAVVAVDGGELEDRYDDLSRAYDRADAQASEVRNRVESVKRVSRDLFREWEAELDDYSDAGLRRSSERQLRQTRQTYDVLADKMDRATESMNPVLSVFRDRVLFLKHNLNARSIASLEGEQADLEDDVARLIAEMEQSISAADDFIQSMRGS; via the coding sequence ATGAGCCGATCACGACACACATCACATCGACTGGCCTTGATCATGTGCGCCGCCATGCTGGTGCCGGCCACCGTGACGGGCTGCGCGACAGCAGCCTACACGATCCAGGAACAGTTTGGCATCGAGAAGCGTGACATACTGGTCGACCGTGTCGGCGATGTCGCCAAGTCGCAGGATGAGGCGAAGGAAGAGTTCGAAGATGCGCTGAGCGCTTTCCGCGCGGTCGTCGCCGTCGATGGCGGCGAGCTGGAAGACCGCTATGACGATCTCAGTCGCGCCTATGACCGGGCCGACGCTCAGGCGTCCGAAGTGCGCAACCGCGTTGAGTCCGTGAAACGCGTCTCGCGCGATCTGTTCCGGGAATGGGAAGCGGAACTGGATGATTATTCCGACGCCGGGCTGCGCCGATCCTCCGAACGCCAGCTGCGGCAGACCCGGCAGACCTATGACGTTCTTGCCGACAAGATGGACCGCGCCACCGAATCGATGAACCCGGTTCTATCCGTCTTCCGTGACCGCGTGCTTTTCCTGAAACATAATCTGAATGCGCGCTCGATCGCCTCACTGGAAGGCGAACAGGCCGATCTGGAAGATGATGTGGCGCGCCTGATCGCCGAGATGGAACAATCCATTTCAGCGGCTGACGACTTCATTCAGTCAATGCGGGGATCGTAA